The following is a genomic window from Motilibacter rhizosphaerae.
CCGACCTGGACAGTCGGCTCCGGGTCCTGCAACGTCGTCATGACCGCAGGCTAGGCCGCCGACGCTTCGGTGCGCGCCGCAGTCTCCCTCAGCGCGTGCGCACGATCGTGAGGCCGCTCGTCGTCGGGACGAGGAGGTCCGTGCCCCGCACCGCCGGGGTCGCGAAGCGCGTGGTCGTCCCGACCGCGACCTGCGACAACGACCTGCCCGAGCGCGGGTCGAGGGCGTGCAGCACGCCGGCGCCCGGGTCGAGCGACCACACGCGGTTCCCCGCCACGACGGGCGAGCCGGTCGTGCCCGAGGCCGCGTGCCAGCCGAGGGACAGCTTGCCGTTGCTGCGGATGCTCACGGCGCGCAGCCCGTCGGCGCACGGGACGTAGACCGTGCTCGCCACGACGGCGGTGCCGCCGAAGCTGCGGCACACCTTGGCGCTGCTGACCTCTGCGCCGATGCCGCCCAGCGCGCGCTGCCGCACGACGTACGCGGTGCCGGACTTGCCGGCCGTGAAGATCCACTCCGAGCCCACGAGTGCAGGCCCCTGCGAGCCGAGGTCGAGGTCCGCCGCGTTGTCGGCCGCCCAGGTCGACGGGGAGTAGGAGCCCACGAGCGTCGTACCGCGCAGCTGGAGGATGCTGTCGCTGTAGTCGTACGCCGAGCCCGGGCCGTTCTCGCCGTTGCCCACCGCGACGTAGAGGTTGCCGGCCGAGTCGACGCTCGGGCCGGGCGGCGTCCAGATCCCGCCCTCGCGCGGCGTCGGCACCGTGTAGGCGACAGCACTCCCCTTGCCGTCGAGCGGGACCCCGACGACGCGGCCCTTGTAGCCGCCGCAGTCGCCGGCGAGACCGCCGAACGGCACCCAGACCTTCCCCTGCGCGAACGTCAGCGCGCCGCGCTCCTGCATCGCCTTCGTCTCCACACCGGGGAGGTCGACGGACTTCCGCCAGGCCACCTTGCCCGTCTTCGCGCTCAGCGCGACGAGCTCGTGGCTGACGGGCGAGCCGTGCTCGGCGACGAGGTAGACGAGCCCCGACGCCTTGTCGTACGCGGGGGTGCCCGTGATGCCGAGCGGGTCGATGTTGCCGCAGGGCAGCTCGCTCCGCTTCGCCGGCGACCCGAGCCTGGCACGCCACAGCTGGTGCCCGGAGCCGTCGAGCCCGTAGACGCTGTTCGCCTCCGTCGCCACGACCGTGATCCCCGCGGCGACGACCGGCGAGGCGTAGACGGCCGCGTCGAGGCGCACCTTGGCGCGGACGGCGAGCTTCGTGGGCGTGGGCATCGTCGCCGTGCCCGAGCGGCGCAGGTCGCCGTGGTAGGTCGGCCAGTCGCGGACGGCGCTCGCCGCCTCAGGCGCGCTCGCCGCCTCCGACGTGCTCGACGACGTGCTCGACGACGTGTTCGACGGCGCGGCAGGGTGCGTGCTCCCTCCGCCCGAGGAGCAGGCGACGAGAGCGGCGGGCAGGAGGAGCAGCAGACGCCTCATCGATCCGTTGTACCCCCGATCGCCGACGTCGACCGCCCGGAGCGGGCCTGGCAGCCTGGGGGCGTGCCCGCGCCGAGCTTCGCCCCCGTTCCCCTGGGGGGCGGCGTGCAGCTCCGGCTCGTCGACCCCGGGGACGCGGTGGCGCTGCTCGACGCGTACGTGCGCAACCGCGAGCACCTCGCGCCGTACGACCCGGACCGCGCGCCCGACTTCTGGACGCTGCGCGGCCAGCAGCTCCGCCTCGCCGGGCTGCTCGCCGCCCTCGACGCCGGCACGCTGCTGCCCTGCGTGCTCGCGGAGGGTGAGGAGATCGTCGGTGGTGTGACGCTGAGCAGCATCGTGCTGGGGCCGTTCCGCAGTGCCGCGATGGGCTACTGGGTCGACGGCGAGCGCACCCGACGCGGGCTCGGGACCGCTGCCGTGGCCGGGGTGTGCCGGGTCGCGCTCGAGGTCCTCGGTCTGCACCGCCTCGAGGCGGGGACCCTGCTCGACAACACGGCTTCGCAGAAGGTGCTGCTGCGCAACGGCTTCGTCGAGTACGGCCTGGCGCCGAGCTACCTCCAATCGCCGGGGCCTGGCAGGACCACCGCATGTTCCAGCGCGTCCTGCACGACGGGCCGCCTGCCTGACGCTGGTCGTGCAAGAGATCGACAGAGGTGCGCAAGCGCGTGGATGACCACTGCTGCTCCTCGCGCCCTAGGATGCGGCCATGACGCGGCGGATGGCGGAGGTGGCGCGCAAGGTCGGGGTGTCCGAGGCCACGGTGAGCCGCGTGCTCAACGGCAAGCCGGGGGTCTCCGAGGCCACCCGCACGGCCGTGCTGACCGCGCTCGACGTGCTCGGCTACGAGCGCCCGACGCAGTTGCGCGGGGAGCGGGCCCGGCTCGTCGGCCTCGTGCTGCCCGAGCTGCAGAACCCGATCTTCCCGGCGTTCGCCGAGGTGGTGTCCGGTGGCATCGTCCAGCGCGGCATGACGCCCGTGCTGTGCATCGGGTCCGCGGGCGGGATGAGCGAGCCGGCGTACGTCCAGATGCTGCTGCAGCAGCAGGCCTCCGGCGTGATCTTCTTCGGCGGCGCGCAGGCCGAGGACGACGCCCCGCACGACCACTTCGTCGCGCTGCACGAGCGCGGCGTGCCGGCCGTGCTCGTCAACGCCGCGGTCGAGGCGCTCGGCTTCCCGACCGTGTCGACCGACGACCGGGCCGCCGTGCAGCTGGCCTTCACGCACCTGCGCAGCCTCGGCCACGAGCGCATCGGGCTGGTGCTCGGACCGCTCGACCACGTGCCCTCCCGGCGCAAGGAGGAGACCTTCCGTGCGCTGTGCGCCGAGGAGGGGCTGTCGCTGGACGGGGCGGTCGAGCGCACGATGTTCACCTTGGAGGGCGGTCAGCTCGCCGCCTCCATCCTGCTCGAGCGCGGCTTCACCGCCGCGCTGTTCGCCAGCGACCCCCTCGCCCTCGGCGGCATCAAGGCCGCCCGGCGCGCGGGGCTGAGCGTGCCCCGCGACTTCTCCGTCGTCGGCTTCGACGACTCCGCGCTCATGGGCTGCACCGAGCCGCCGCTCAGCACCGTGCGCCAGCCCATCGAGGCGATCGGCAAGGCCGCGGTCGCGCTCCTCGTCGACCAGATCTCCGGTGCAGCCGGTACGGGCCGCGAGCTGCTGTTCGAGCCCGAGC
Proteins encoded in this region:
- a CDS encoding outer membrane protein assembly factor BamB family protein, which encodes MRRLLLLLPAALVACSSGGGSTHPAAPSNTSSSTSSSTSEAASAPEAASAVRDWPTYHGDLRRSGTATMPTPTKLAVRAKVRLDAAVYASPVVAAGITVVATEANSVYGLDGSGHQLWRARLGSPAKRSELPCGNIDPLGITGTPAYDKASGLVYLVAEHGSPVSHELVALSAKTGKVAWRKSVDLPGVETKAMQERGALTFAQGKVWVPFGGLAGDCGGYKGRVVGVPLDGKGSAVAYTVPTPREGGIWTPPGPSVDSAGNLYVAVGNGENGPGSAYDYSDSILQLRGTTLVGSYSPSTWAADNAADLDLGSQGPALVGSEWIFTAGKSGTAYVVRQRALGGIGAEVSSAKVCRSFGGTAVVASTVYVPCADGLRAVSIRSNGKLSLGWHAASGTTGSPVVAGNRVWSLDPGAGVLHALDPRSGRSLSQVAVGTTTRFATPAVRGTDLLVPTTSGLTIVRTR
- a CDS encoding LacI family DNA-binding transcriptional regulator; this encodes MTRRMAEVARKVGVSEATVSRVLNGKPGVSEATRTAVLTALDVLGYERPTQLRGERARLVGLVLPELQNPIFPAFAEVVSGGIVQRGMTPVLCIGSAGGMSEPAYVQMLLQQQASGVIFFGGAQAEDDAPHDHFVALHERGVPAVLVNAAVEALGFPTVSTDDRAAVQLAFTHLRSLGHERIGLVLGPLDHVPSRRKEETFRALCAEEGLSLDGAVERTMFTLEGGQLAASILLERGFTAALFASDPLALGGIKAARRAGLSVPRDFSVVGFDDSALMGCTEPPLSTVRQPIEAIGKAAVALLVDQISGAAGTGRELLFEPELVVRATTGAAPRR